The region TCCCGCACCGGGCGGCTACGCGCCAGGGACGCCGTCGAGGCGCGCGCCGGCGCCGGTTACCCCGCGCGGCGCGCGGCGACCCAGGCCGCGTAGGGGTCGACGCCTTCCAACCGCACGGGCAGGTGGGTGAACCGCATCGCGCGTTCGGTGGCCGGCTTGGCGAGCTCGGCGTACACGTGCTCGGTAGACAGGCCGAACGGCCGGCCTTCCTCGTTCGAGTACGCGTAGTACACGGCGCCGACCCCCAGCATGAGCATCGCCCCAAGGCACATCGGACAGGGGTGACCGCTGGCGTACATCACGTACTCCCCTTGCCCACCCAGCGCCCCCCGGCCGGCCGCCGCGCGCAGCGCCTCCAGCTCGGCGTGGGCCGTGGGATCGCCCGTCGCCAACATCGTGTTGACGCCGGTGGCGACCTCCTCGCCGTCCCTCGTCAGCACCGCTCCGAACGGTCGACCGTCGCTCTGGAGCACGTTCTCGTGCGCCAGAGCGACGGCCTTCCGGAGGTGCTGTTCATGACGTCCTGCGCCTGCTGCTTCGCAACTCATCGTTGGGCACCTCGCTTGTCAGTTGTCGAGAACGTACGGTTGGGCGACCGCGAAGCCCGAGTCGGAGAGCTCTACCCCTGCCTCGGTCATGACACCCCTGAGGCTGACCACGAGACCGCCTCGCACCCGCGGCTCCACCACGAACTCCATGCCGGGCTCGAGCCGGTCACGCGACGCCGGGGAGAGCAGCGGCATGTCCTCGAAGTCGAGCGAGACGCCGTGCCCGACGACCGGCTGGACGCAAGCCAGGCCGGTGGCGGCCAGCCGCTCGTGGACCGACCGCGCGGCCTCGGCTGCGGACATCCCGGGCCGGAACCCGGCCACGCTCGCGAGCAGCGCCTCGTGCTGCCTGGCGTACTGGTCGGCGACGGCCGCGTCGGGAGCGCCGACCACCACCGTTCGTGAGAGGTGCGCCGCGTACGGACCGAACGAGCACGTGTCGTCGAGGACCAAGACGTCGCCGCGCGCCACCGGCACCGCCTGCGTCGATACCAGGGGCACGATCCGTTGGCCGGCGGCCTCGATCCCACCACGCCCAGTGTCGGTGCCCTGCCGCAGGATCTCCCGCATGATCCGGTTGTGGATCTGGACCCGGGTGTCGCCGGCGCGAGAGGCCGCCAGGCCTGACCGCAGCGCGGCGCCGAGGCGCTCGTAAGCCCGGGCGGACTCTGCCAACTGCCGAGCGTCCTTACGCACGCGCAACTCGTCGATCAGACCCCCGAGGTCGCGGAAGGTGGCCTCCGGCATGGCGCCGATGAGGTGGCGGTACTCCTTGTCGGAGACGTAGTCCAACTCGACGCCGATGGTCCCCCGCGCGAGCCCCTTGGCCTCGAGCACGTCCGCCACCGTGTGGAAACCGGATTGGGCGAAGTTGCGGAACCTCACCACCTCGTCAGACCAGGCGAGCTTGGAAGCGAGGCCCGAATGCCAACGGCCGACGACGAGAGCGGAGTCGCCGTCACGCGTGCCGACGGCCAGGGCCGCGCCGGGACCGCCGGGGCGCTGGCTGGAGCCGACCCTCGGGTGCCCGGACATGTACCAGACGTTCTTGGCGGACTGGACGACAGCGGCGTCGAGCCCGGCCCCCTGCAGCGCGCTCGTCAGCGCGCCGCGCTCCAGGAACCGCGTGGCCCGCTTCAGGTCCTCTACCATCAGCGCCTCCCCTCGATGACGAACAGTTCGTCGGTGTCGAAACGATCGGACAGGAGCACGTTCCCGCCCTCGCGGATGAGGACCAGGTCTTGGACCGTGTAGCGCTGCGTCGGCGGCAACATCGGCTCGATGGCGATGATGTTCCCGTCGCGCAGTGTCATCTCCTCGTCCTCGGTGATCATGGGGCGCTCCTGGTAGCCGAACCCCAGGCTGTGGCCCACGATGACGGCCGAGTGCTGCATCCCGTACTCGGCCACGAGCTCTCGGCAACGCAGGAAGACGTCGCGGCCGGTGACGCCGGGACGCATGTACTCGATGAGGGCCCGCTCGACGTCGACGGTGATCCGGTACATGCGTGCCTGCTCCTCTGACGCTTCCCCCACGATCGCGTGGCGCGACTGGTTGGAGGGGTAGCCGCCGAGGAAAGTGGCGTGGTCGGCGAAGATCAGGTCGCCGTGCCGGATGGGTCGCTCGCCCACGCCTTTATGCGGCTCACCGTTCTCCTCCACGATCATCAGACCGCCGCGGCAGTACTCGGCGCCGAGCTCCAGCGCGTTGCCGAGGATGGCCGAGTGCAGGTCCCACTCCGTGTCGCCTTCACGCGCTTCCGCGAAGGCCTGGATCATCGCGTCGTCTAGGATGTCGGCGGAGCGCTTGATCATCGCGATCTCGCCAGGGGTCTTGAGGCTGCGCATGAGGTCGAACGCCTCGTCGACGGGTGTCAAGCGCAACCGGGGCAGGAGCGCTCTCAGTTCCCGGCAGGCCGACGCGGTCATCCCCTCCGACTCGTAACCGACGATGCTCTCCTCGAAGCCGTGCGCCTTCAGGTAAGCCGCGAGCGCCCCGATGGCGGAGCCGTCCTCGCGGTTGAACGCCGTGACGGGCGCCCATGCCAACTCACGGCTGACGGCGAGGTCGGCCTCCTCGACGAAGAGCAGCGAGCTGCCGTCGGGCTGGACGAGGGCGACGCCGCATGACGCGGCGGATGGCGTGTACCAGGGCAGGAGGTGGATGTCCGGGATGGCGGTAGGGCTGCCGGTGAGGTAGAAGACGTTCTTCGGCGAGCTCGCGACCAGGACCTCCACCGCCGTGTACGCGAACAAGGAGTCGAGGGCTTCCCTATTGACGAAGTCTTGGAACATGCTGCCTCCTGTTGGCTCGTGAGATCGCTCGGCTCGGCTCCCACGAGGTGTAGCGCCTGTCACTGGATGCCCCGCAGCCGGGGGTCGAGAAAGTCGCGCAGCCAGTCGCCGAGCAGGTTGAAGGAGAGGACCGTTAGCGCTATCGCCACGCCCGGGAAGACCGCGAGCCACCACCTGCCGGCGAGCAGCTGATCGCGGCTCTCGGCGAGCATCCCGCCCCACGTCGGCACCGTCGGCGGCACCCCGAGACCGAGGAAGGACAGCGACGCCTCGGAGAGGATGACGCTGGAGACGTTGAACGAGGCGATCACGATGAGCGGGGCGAGGATGTTGGGCAGTACCGTCCGGAACACCACGGCGAGCGTCCGCGCGCCGAGGGCCCTGGCCGCCTCGACGTACTCCTTCTCGCGCTGGGAGATGGTCTGCGCGCGGGCGATGCGGGCGTACGTGACCCACTGCCCTACCCCCAGGATGAGGATTAGGTTCCCGATCCCCGGCTTCAACACGACCAGGAACATGATGGCGAGCAGGATGAACGGGAAGGCCAGCTGGATGTCGGCCAGACGCATGATGATGCTGTCGAGCCGACCGCCGAAGTAACCCGCCGTCACCCCCAGTGACGTGCCGATGAGGCCGCCGATGAAGACGGCGCTGAACCCGACTATGACGGAGACCCTGGCACCGTAGAGCAACCGGCTCAGGACGTCGCGCCCCAACCCGTCGGTGCCGAGGTAGGCGCTCACCTTCCCCGTCCTGTCCGGCTGCATCGGGGGCTGAAGCCGGGCGACGATGTTCTGCCTGTTCGGGTCCTTCGGCGCGACCCGGGGGCCGATCAAGGCCGTCACGGAGACGACGACGAGGATCACGAGGGCGAACAGCGGCCACTTCGCCCGCAGCAGGCTCTTGAACACTCGCCGGGCGGTGGAGCGCCGGCGAGCGCGCCTCAGGTCGCCCACCGGCGAGGCGGGAGCGGGTTGGCCCGGCTCTAGCGACACCGATGCAGGTTGCGTCGGCACGTCGTCATTCACCCCAAGCGCACGCGCGGGTCGAGCCGGGCGTAGAACAGGTCGACGATGAGGTTGAGGAGCACGAAGACGAGCGCAAAGATGACGACGGCAGTCTGGACCAGCGGGATGTCGCGCTGGTTGATGGCGTTGAACACCAGGCGCCCGACGCCGGGCCAGGAGAAGATCGTCTCCACCACCACGACCCCGGACAGCAGGAAGCCGAACTCGAGCCCGAACATCGTGACCACGGGCAGCCAGGCGTTCCGAAGCGCGTGCCGCACGACCACGGCCGGCACGGCCAGGCCCTTGGCGCGCGCGGTCCTGACGTAGTCCTGCGACAGCACCTCGAGCATGGAGGAGCGGATAAGGCG is a window of Trueperaceae bacterium DNA encoding:
- a CDS encoding M24 family metallopeptidase, whose translation is MVEDLKRATRFLERGALTSALQGAGLDAAVVQSAKNVWYMSGHPRVGSSQRPGGPGAALAVGTRDGDSALVVGRWHSGLASKLAWSDEVVRFRNFAQSGFHTVADVLEAKGLARGTIGVELDYVSDKEYRHLIGAMPEATFRDLGGLIDELRVRKDARQLAESARAYERLGAALRSGLAASRAGDTRVQIHNRIMREILRQGTDTGRGGIEAAGQRIVPLVSTQAVPVARGDVLVLDDTCSFGPYAAHLSRTVVVGAPDAAVADQYARQHEALLASVAGFRPGMSAAEAARSVHERLAATGLACVQPVVGHGVSLDFEDMPLLSPASRDRLEPGMEFVVEPRVRGGLVVSLRGVMTEAGVELSDSGFAVAQPYVLDN
- a CDS encoding deaminase; this encodes MSCEAAGAGRHEQHLRKAVALAHENVLQSDGRPFGAVLTRDGEEVATGVNTMLATGDPTAHAELEALRAAAGRGALGGQGEYVMYASGHPCPMCLGAMLMLGVGAVYYAYSNEEGRPFGLSTEHVYAELAKPATERAMRFTHLPVRLEGVDPYAAWVAARRAG
- a CDS encoding Xaa-Pro peptidase family protein — protein: MFQDFVNREALDSLFAYTAVEVLVASSPKNVFYLTGSPTAIPDIHLLPWYTPSAASCGVALVQPDGSSLLFVEEADLAVSRELAWAPVTAFNREDGSAIGALAAYLKAHGFEESIVGYESEGMTASACRELRALLPRLRLTPVDEAFDLMRSLKTPGEIAMIKRSADILDDAMIQAFAEAREGDTEWDLHSAILGNALELGAEYCRGGLMIVEENGEPHKGVGERPIRHGDLIFADHATFLGGYPSNQSRHAIVGEASEEQARMYRITVDVERALIEYMRPGVTGRDVFLRCRELVAEYGMQHSAVIVGHSLGFGYQERPMITEDEEMTLRDGNIIAIEPMLPPTQRYTVQDLVLIREGGNVLLSDRFDTDELFVIEGRR
- a CDS encoding ABC transporter permease, whose protein sequence is MFKSLLRAKWPLFALVILVVVSVTALIGPRVAPKDPNRQNIVARLQPPMQPDRTGKVSAYLGTDGLGRDVLSRLLYGARVSVIVGFSAVFIGGLIGTSLGVTAGYFGGRLDSIIMRLADIQLAFPFILLAIMFLVVLKPGIGNLILILGVGQWVTYARIARAQTISQREKEYVEAARALGARTLAVVFRTVLPNILAPLIVIASFNVSSVILSEASLSFLGLGVPPTVPTWGGMLAESRDQLLAGRWWLAVFPGVAIALTVLSFNLLGDWLRDFLDPRLRGIQ